The genomic DNA NNNNNNNNNNNNNTGTTGTTTGGCAGAGGTAAACGACCAGAGATGGTATACTATGGAATCAGTTCTAGCATGACCANNNNNNNNNNNNNNNNNNNNNNNNNNNNNNNNNNNNNNNNNNNNNNNNNNNNNNNNNNNNNNNNNNNNNNNNNNNNNNNNNNNNNNNNNNNNNNNNNNNNNNNNNNNNNNNNNNNNNNNNNNNNNNNNNNNNNNNNNNNNNNNNNNNNNNNNNNNNNNNNNNNNNNNNNNNNNNNNNNNNNNNTAATCCCTTTACCATTACTTTGGAGCCTGAAGCAAAACCTATAGCTAAGACACCATATCGGATGGCACCAGCGGAGTTGGCTGAGCTAAAGAAGCAATTGGAAGATCTATTGGAAAAGGGATTCATCCGGTCGAGCTTTTCACTTTGGGGAGCTCCTGTGCTATTTCTGAAGAAGGATGGAAGCAAGAGGCTGTGCATCGATTATTGTGGTATCAACAACATCACAATAAAAGATAAGTATCCTCTTCCGAGGATAGACGAGTTGTTAGACCAACTAAAGGGAGCTAGTTGGTTTTCGAAGATTGATTTGGCATCAGGGTATCACCAAATTCCTATTGCCAAGTCAGACATCATGAAGACGGCGTTTCGGACGAGGTATGGGCAGTACGAGTTTGTAGTTATGCCCTTTGGTCTCACAAACGCACCTGCGGCTTTCATGCGTTTGATGAATGAAGTGTTTCACGACTACCTTGACAAGTTCGTGATCATTTTCATCGATGAGATCCTGGTGTACTCGAGAAGTAAGGAGGAGCATAGTGAGCATCTGAGACTGGTTATGGAGAGGTTACGAAATCAGAAGCTATTTGCCAAGTTCAGCAAATGCTCATTTTGGAAGAGAGAGATAAGATTTCTTGGTCATATTGTATCAGAAGAAGGCGTGGCTGCTGATCCAGAAAAGATCCAAGCCATACCGGAATCAAAGTCTTAAATACCTCTTCACTCAGCCAGACCTCAACCTGCGCCAGCGTagatggatggagtttgtggctGACTACGATCTAAGGATTCACTACCATCCTGGTAAAACGAATGTTGTTTCGGATGCTTTAAGTAGAATAAAGTTGGACGCAGATTTAGAGAAAGAAGTGGATCTGTTGAACCAGGAGTTGAAACAAGTGAAGTAGATCGTTTTGGAAGGGCAGACAAGCGAGCCATTGGGACTTCAAGCGGTGAATCAGGCAAGCTTGATTCAGAGAATTCTAGAGGAACAGCTTAAGGATGAGAAGCTGTTGAAGATCGCAGAGGAACTCAAAGGACAAGCCGGGCCCAGTAATGCGGGATATTACTTAGCAGAGGATGGAACCTTGCTAATTAATAGGAGGATCACGGTTCCTAAAGGACAAGGGCTGAGAGATGAGATACTAAGGATTGCACATCATTCTTTACTTAGTATCCATCCTGGAAGTTTGAAGATGTACCGAGACGAGAAGATACTATCATTGGCCGGGCATGAAGAGATCGGTAGCGCAATGGGTCGCGCATTGTGCAACTTGTCAACAAGTCAAGGTCAAACATCAAGTTCCAGGAGGATTGTTGCAGAGTCTTCCAATACCTCAATGGAAATGGGACTCTATTTCCATGGAT from Brassica oleracea var. oleracea cultivar TO1000 unplaced genomic scaffold, BOL UnpScaffold00854, whole genome shotgun sequence includes the following:
- the LOC106320239 gene encoding RNA-directed DNA polymerase homolog, producing the protein MAPAELAELKKQLEDLLEKGFIRSSFSLWGAPVLFLKKDGSKRLCIDYCGINNITIKDKYPLPRIDELLDQLKGASWFSKIDLASGYHQIPIAKSDIMKTAFRTRYGQYEFVVMPFGLTNAPAAFMRLMNEVFHDYLDKFVIIFIDEILVYSRSKEEHSEHLRLVMERLRNQKLFAKFSKCSFWKREIRFLGHIVSEEGVAADPEKIQAIPESKS